GGGGAGCCTCGACAGCGGGCGAGTCCACCTGCGGCCGGGAACCATGCGCTTGGCCGAGGTGGTAGGTGACGTCGTGCAAAGCCTGCGGGTGATGGCTCAGGAGCGTGCGCTGGAACTGACGGCGGACGTGCCGGCCGACCTGGTCGCCTGGGCCGACGCCGACCGGACCGCCCAGGTGCTCACGAACCTGGTTTCCAACGGCCTGAAGTTCACGCGGGAGGGCGGGGTCCGCATCACCGCCCGCGAGGCAGGCGCTTTTGTAGAGATTGCGGTTGCCGACACGGGGGTTGGAATTCCCATCGAGGTGCAGCCGATCATCTTCGACCGGTTCATTCAGGTGCACGCTCCGGCGACGCGAAACGCCGGGGGCGTCGGGCTCGGCCTCGCCATCGCGAAGATGCTCGTGGAAAGGCAGGGCGGCGAGATTTCGGTCGAGAGCACCCCGGGCCGGGGGTCCACATTTCGCTTCACGCTGCCGCGGAGCCCCGGCGGGACGCCCACGGAGTCGCCGACGGTTCACGAACTCGCAGCCCACAGGAACTGATGAGGTGCACGGAGAAGAAAGGGCGGCCCCCGCGAGGGACCGCCCCAGTGTCCGTCCGGTCAGCCTCAGAAGCCTACGGGGAGACGCGCGTCACGTTCTCGGCCTTGGGCCCTTTGGGTCCCTGGGTGAGTTCGAATTCGACTTCGTCGCCCTCGGCGAGGCTCTTAAAGCCGTCGCCCCCGATACTGGAGTGGTGAACGAAGACGTCGCCGCCTCCTTCCTGTTCGATGAAACCGAACCCCTTCTGATCGTTGAACCATTTGACCTTACCGCGTGGCATTGCTGGTACCTCCTGACTCCGATTAAGGAAAAAGCCACCCGGGCGAGCGGAGAGCCTCGGCCGACTGGCTACGACCGCCCCGTACGAACGCACGCGACGGCGTGCAGGATTCCAGACACGCTGCTTCCCGATGCAACCAGGCGCCTCGCTTCACAAGACGGTTGTTCAGGGTAAGCCGGAAGAGGTGGCGGCGTCAAGAGGAAAAACGGCAGGCCGCCGAACCACCGTCAAAAAAGCCCTTTTCGC
Above is a genomic segment from Planctomycetota bacterium containing:
- a CDS encoding cold shock domain-containing protein; the protein is MPRGKVKWFNDQKGFGFIEQEGGGDVFVHHSSIGGDGFKSLAEGDEVEFELTQGPKGPKAENVTRVSP